From Vitis vinifera cultivar Pinot Noir 40024 chromosome 14, ASM3070453v1, a single genomic window includes:
- the LOC100261110 gene encoding protein WVD2-like 7, whose amino-acid sequence MEESACLMHAFSYVSGICHEAKEGNPMHSLGESISFGRFMSESLSWEKWSSFSNNRYVEEAERYARPGSVAQKKAFFEAHYKRIAAKKAAALLEQANAAENNAPEAEYEGCVDNAAAKFSQTPISDSNVAVEEQQEVKAIDSEADFRVDSNGYNPNVEVNVLESSKVMAGLGADPVTKDQVLVENPTKIESSDKVGDAENHNKGTELELTRTTQMEKPLLKKNPDPNQEVLASVTKKKPTTPSTKPSVYSRAHKLPSSPTKPTAPFHPRKENIATPISRKPATESSDKKRSTPLSHHLSINIASAREPTKLSNPVVRKIETSRGGTSFSKASKDCSTPLRTPTRAPINGASKHPSATPSSENRRVRTPGDPLASGSRTTGSKCRFLPTYCTDPLSALRNKSQSPNFSTSFNLRTEERAARRKKLEERFNAKETEKVQLQTKIKEKAESELRKLRQTLCFKARPLPDFYKERETLKGQTKKIPATHHESPKPGRKPTTSAVHPQSPKPGRKLTTSTVQGPKPLPPQWPCIKSSGSKHVAEKINQAPNTPLISVRVITTHENRSPNIQH is encoded by the exons ATGGAAGAATCAGCTTGTCTTATGCATGCATTTTCTTATGTTTCTGGCATTTGCCATGAAGCCAAAGAG GGAAACCCCATGCATTCTCTTGGAGAGTCAATCTCCTTTGGGAGGTTCATGTCGGAGTCCTTATCTTGGGAGAAATGGTCATCCTTCTCCAACAACCGCTATGTCGAAGAGGCCGAGAGATACGCCCGGCCTGGATCAGTTGCGCAGAAGAAAGCTTTCTTTGAGGCTCACTACAAGAGGATTGCTGCTAAAAAGGCGGCAGCCTTGCTTGAGCAGGCAAATGCTGCAGAAAATAATGCCCCTGAAGCAGAATATGAAGGGTGTGTTGACAATGCTGCTGCAAAATTTTCACAGACACCTATTTCAGACTCCAATGTTGCGGTTGAAGAGCAGCAGGAGGTCAAGGCCATAGATTCTGAGGCAGATTTTAGGGTTGATTCCAATGGGTATAACCCTAATGTTGAAGTGAATGTATTGGAAAGTAGCAAGGTCATGGCAGGACTAGGAGCTGATCCAGTGACCAAAGACCAGGTTCTTGTGGAGAACCCTACAAAAATTGAATCATCAGACAAGGTTGGGGATGCTGAGAACCACAACAAGGGTACTGAATTGGAACTTACCAGAACAACCCAAATGGAGAAACCTTTATTGAAG AAGAATCCGGACCCCAATCAAGAAGTTTTGGCCTCAGTGACCAAGAAGAAGCCCACAACTCCTTCCACAAAGCCATCTGTTTATAGTAGAGCACATAAGCTCCCTTCTTCACCTACCAAACCCACAGCTCCTTTTCACCCCAGGAAGGAAAACATTGCCACTCCAATTAGTAGGAAGCCAGCCACAGAGTCCTCAGATAAAAAGAGATCAACTCCATTATCACATCATCTGTCAATCAATATAGCCTCTGCAAGAGAACCTACTAAATTAAGCAACCCAGTTGTCCGGAAGATTGAAACTTCAAGAGGTGGTACTAGTTTTTCTAAGGCATCTAAGGATTGCTCCACTCCTCTGAGAACTCCAACTAGG GCGCCTATTAATGGGGCATCAAAGCATCCTTCAGCAACCCCTTCCTCAGAAAATAGAAG GGTCAGAACACCTGGTGATCCCTTGGCCTCTGGAAGCAGAACCACTGGCTCAAAATGCCGCTTCCTCCCTACATA TTGTACAGACCCTTTGAGTGCCTTGAGAAACAAATCACAGTCACCAAATTTTTCCACTTCTTTCAACTTGAGAACAGAAGAAAGAGCAGCAAGAAGAAAG AAGCTTGAAGAGAGATTTAATGCCAAGGAGACAGAAAAAGTGCAGCTGCAAACAAAAATTAAG GAGAAAGCCGAATCAGAGCTTAGAAAACTGCGGCAAACCCTTTGCTTCAAAGCCAGACCATTGCCTGACTTTTACAAGGAAAGAGAGACACTCAAGGGCCAGACTAAGAAG ATTCCAGCAACGCATCATGAGTCACCTAAACCTGGAAGAAAGCCCACTACCAGCGCAGTGCATCCTCAGTCACCCAAACCTGGACGAAAGCTCACTACCAGTACAGTGCAGGGGCCGAAGCCTCTTCCCCCGCAGTGGCCTTGTATCAAGAGCAGTGGCTCCAAGCATGTTGCAGAAAAGATTAATCAAGCCCCAAACACTCCTCTCATATCAGTGCGTGTCATTACGACTCATGAGAATAGATCCCCAAATATTCAGCACTGA